The segment ATTTATTCACAAGAACCCAGCAATCCTGCCGCAGCAGCAGTTCTTTGAGAAGCAGGTTGTTCAAGCGGTGACCGGATTTTGAAGCCACAAAATGACCAATAATGGGAATCCCCAGCAATGCCAGATCTCCTATCGAATCAAGTATTTTGTGTCTCACAAACTCGTCCGGAAAACGGAGCCCTTCCTTATTGATAATCCGGTTTTCATCAAGAACTATGGCGTTTTTAAGAGAACCGCCCAGCGCCAATCCCCGGGCCTGCAGGTACTCCACATCGCGCAGAAACCCAAAGGTTCTTGCCGCGCTGATTTCTTTTTCGTACGAAACGTCCGAAAATTTAAGATTGTATGACTGAGCTCCAATATCTTTATGTTTAAATTCAATATCATAGGTTATCTCAAATTCCGAGGACGGGATAAACATGGCGGAGCCCTCCCCCTCGGAAACCGCTACCTGCTTCTTGATAACCAAAAATTTTTTTACTTTCCCCTGCGGCCTCGTGCCGACATTTCTCAGGAGTTCCACGAACGGTCGAGCGCTGCCGTCCATAATCGGCAATTCGGAAGCGTCAATCTCAACTGTTGCATTGTCAACGCCCATGCCGCTGAACGCGGACATAAGGTGTTCAACCGTCGAAACGGTGGCGCCATTGGCGCCAAGGGTCGTCGCAAGCGTTGTATCAACAACGTTATGGACATCCGCCTTGATTTTGTTGCGAGCAGGCAGGTCCGTGCGGACAAAAACAATCCCCTCATCAACGCCCGCCGGTCGAATTAGCATTTCAATCTTTCTTCCGGAGTGCAAACCGACACTTTTGCATGCTATCTCATTTTTTACCGTTCTTTGCAGAAACATTCCCGTCCATCTTTCCAAAAATAATTTTCCCCGGCCTCATCAAAACAACTGCCGGTACTGAAAAGCAATATTAATGCCATCCTCCGCAATATTTTGCCAAAAAAAAATAGGGCCAACCATCTACAAACAGGTAATTTCTATTGCGCTACGAAAAACATCATTAGGGGATTGACCGGCGACTGTGTTTTAAAGTACACACCCCGGGGCATGTTTGCTCATACGGAAGGCTTGACAGTTTTACTTTTGGGGCTGCGATAGTAGCGTTCCTTCTCACTGTATATGCATCCACAGTAAGGCTGCCGATACATCCCCATCTCTTGGGAAACCTGGACTCCCTCAAGCCAACCCTCCCGAAAATCACGATACAGGAAGGCGACTCCCTGCTTTTTTGCCTCTTCCTCGGCGATCTGCCTGATCAGGTCGTGTTTTTGATAGCGGCTGTACAAAAGGGTGGTGCTAAATGCGTCAAAGTCATGCTCGCGGGCGGTACGCGCCGCGCGCGAAAGTCTTATCCGGTAGCAGTAACGGCAGCGGTCATCTTCATGGAAGACAACCTGACGCAAGAAGTCTTCGAACGGGTACGAATCATCATCCCGCAGCAACTTAAAGCTGACCTGTTCGGCGTAAGCGATCAGCGTATCGAGGCGTCTTTTATACTCCCTGTAGGGATGTATATTGGGATTATAGAAGAGACCCTGCACCTCGTTGCCCTCCTCGCGGAGGATCCGCAATGGATAGAGCGTGCAAGGGGCACAGCAGGTGTGGAGTAAAATTTTCTTCAAAATAGCCCACCTTGATTTGCCTCGGCCCATTGCCGCCCGAAATGCTTATATGCGAGCCTGGTCGCGATTCTTCCCCGGGCGGTTCTTTGCAGATAACCCTCCTGAATAAGGTAGGGCTCATATACGTCTTCGATCGTCTCCCGCTCTTCGCCGATTGCCGAGGAAAGGTTGTCGATGCCGACCGGACCGCCGCCAAACTTGTCGATTACCGCAAGCAGAATATTGCGATCCATCTGATCAAATCCCTTCTCATCGACATCGAGCATTGCGAGGGCCTGTTCTGCTACGTCCCTGTTTATAATGCCATCGGCCCGCACCTGGGCAAAATCCCTCACCCTCCTCAAGAGACGGTTGGCAATTCGGGGCGTACCCCGGGAACGCCGGGCCAGCTCCGCCGCTCCCTCCGCCCCGATATCTACCCCCAGAATCCTGGCCGAGCGACAGATGATGATGGAAAGCTCCTCCGGCGTGTAGAACTCGAACCGGAAACTCATGCCGAAGCGATCCCTGAGCGGCGAAGTCAGAAGGCCAGCCCTTGTCGTGGCCCCGATCATCGTAAATTTCGGGATATCAAGCTTCATCGAACGGGCGGATGGTCCCTGCCCGATTATTATATCTATGTAGAAATCCTCCATCGCGGGATAGAGTATCTCTTCCACCACATGCGACAGGCGATGAATCTCATCAATGAAAAGGACGTCATTTTCGTGCAGATTGGTAAGAATTGCGGCAAGGTCCCCCGGCCTTTCGATAACCGGCCCGGAGGTAATCTTTATGTCAACACCCATTTCCCTCGCCATAATGTAGGCAAGTGTGGTTTTTCCCAGCCCGGGAGGACCGTATAAAAGAACATGATCAAGGGACTCTTTTCTTTGTTTGGCAGCCTCGATGAAAACGGAGAGATTCATTTTAATCTTCTCTTGTCCTATATATTCGGCAATGGTTTTGGGGCGCAGGGAGAGGTCGTAACCATCATCTTCGGCAATAACTTCTGGAATTGTAAGGGGATTCTTGGGCGATATCAATAGGGAATCGGATTTCTTCACGTCATCTTCCATGAAAAATTAAATTTAATGAATACTGCAAGTTTTAACCGTCAGGCGGAAAGAATGCGCAACGCCCTTTTCAGAACCTGATCGATCGAAGGAAGCTTGTCATTTTCCCTTATTATCTGCTCGACGACATCTTTAGCCAATGCGCCTTTATACCCGAGATTGACTAACGCGGAAAGAGCGTCTTCCTTCAGATGCTCGTGTTTCGGGACAGCCATCCCCCCGGATTTGTAATTGTCTATGCCGAGTTTTACAACCTTGTCCTTTAGTTCCAGAATCATCCGTTCCGCCGTCTTGCGGCCTACCCCGGGAATGGCGGTCAGGCGCTTCAGATCCTCCCCCGCAACAGCCCTGAACCACTCCTCTGCCGGAATCCCGGAAAGAATATTTATCGCCAGCTTGGGTCCGATGCCGCTTACGGAAATCATCATCTGAAAGACATCCCGCTCAATCTCTGTGCTGAAGCCATAAAGGCTGATGGCGTCTTCTCGCACATACATGTGGGTTTGCAGGATAACGGGAAGACCTGGATCAGGAAGCTCATAAAAGGTGCTGAGGGGGATATACACAAGGTAACCAACGCCATTTACATCGATCAGGCAATTCAAAAGAGATTTCTGAACAATTATGCCATTTAGCGAAGCAATCATCTCAGACCTGTTCAGTCTTTAAAAAATTTATATGACAGATGGCGGCAGCCAAGGCATCAGCGGCATCCGGGGGAGGAAGTTCGGTTAATTTAAGGATATTTTTTACCATCATCTGCACCTGCCTCTTCTCGGCAAAACCATATCCGGCGACGGCCTTTTTTATTTCCAGAGGGCTGTATTCATAAACAGCCAGCCCTTCCTGGGCGCCGGCTAGAACGGCAACACCGCGCACGTGTCCCTGCTTAATCAAACTGTGGACATTCTTGCCATAAAAAATGTCTTCGATTACCAGTATCTCAGGGTTGGAGCGCCGAATCGCCTCTTTTATCCCACTGTACACTTCCATCAGACATACCGACAGACCGGCGCCCCTTGACGGTTTGATCTCTCCATAAAAAACGCACTCAAATCTGCTCCTTACCGCCTCGACAACACCGTAACCAGTAACTTTACTACCCGGATCAATACCCAATACCCTCAATTCGCTAATACCTTTCGCTTACGCTTCAATCCGGTTTTACTGCATTTATAGGCCTTTTACAGATTTGGCAAACTATTGACTCAATTTATCCATTATTTCATCGGAAATATCGAAGTTGGCATAAACATTCTGGACATCGTCGTTGTCTTCAAGTTTTTCCATCAGCTTCAACATCTGCTCGGCCTTGGTTTCTTCCAATTTAACGGTATTCTGCGGAATTTTACCTACGCTCGCCTCCAGATATTTCCATTTTTTATCCGCTATGGCCTTTTTGACATTTTCAAAGGCTACGGGCTCTGTGATTACTTCCCATTCAGAATCCTGATCCCGGACATCATCGGCTCCCGCTTCCAGGACAACTTCCAGGAGCTCATCCTCGCCTACCGTCTTCTTGTCGATAATTATACTGCCCTTTTTGTCAAACATCCATGACACGCAGCCATTTTCCCCCAAATTGCCGCCGTGCTTGGAAAGAATATGCCGTATTTCGGCGACTGTTCTGTTTTTATTGTCAGTCATTACATCAACCAGCACCGCTACCCCCCCCGGTCCATAACCCTCGTAGGTAGTCTCTTCGTAGGCTGCGGCACCGGCAAGCTCGCCCGTGCCCTTCTTTATCGCCCTGTCAATATTATCTTTGGGCATGTTGACTTCCTTGGCGTCAAGAACTGCCTGCCGCAAGCGGGGATTGCCCTCGATATCCCCACCGCCCAGTCGTGCCGCGAGGGTAACTTCCTTGATCAATTTAGTAAATATCTTGCCCCTTTTCGAATCAATTTCGCCCTTTTTCCTTTTGATTGTACTCCATTTAGAATGCCCGGACATGGCTTATACTCCTTGATTTTTTTAATGGATAGACTCATAGCATACGCTAAGCGCAATTGTAAAACAAAAAAAGCCCCTTCCACTGGGGAAGGGGCTTAAAAAAATTTCGGCGGCACCTACTCTCCCACACAGTCACCCATGCAGTACCAT is part of the Syntrophobacterales bacterium genome and harbors:
- the lpxC gene encoding UDP-3-O-acyl-N-acetylglucosamine deacetylase — translated: MFLQRTVKNEIACKSVGLHSGRKIEMLIRPAGVDEGIVFVRTDLPARNKIKADVHNVVDTTLATTLGANGATVSTVEHLMSAFSGMGVDNATVEIDASELPIMDGSARPFVELLRNVGTRPQGKVKKFLVIKKQVAVSEGEGSAMFIPSSEFEITYDIEFKHKDIGAQSYNLKFSDVSYEKEISAARTFGFLRDVEYLQARGLALGGSLKNAIVLDENRIINKEGLRFPDEFVRHKILDSIGDLALLGIPIIGHFVASKSGHRLNNLLLKELLLRQDCWVLVNKFNIEGMLLKRESLRAPSFAVGNLSAV
- a CDS encoding epoxyqueuosine reductase QueH produces the protein MGRGKSRWAILKKILLHTCCAPCTLYPLRILREEGNEVQGLFYNPNIHPYREYKRRLDTLIAYAEQVSFKLLRDDDSYPFEDFLRQVVFHEDDRCRYCYRIRLSRAARTAREHDFDAFSTTLLYSRYQKHDLIRQIAEEEAKKQGVAFLYRDFREGWLEGVQVSQEMGMYRQPYCGCIYSEKERYYRSPKSKTVKPSV
- the ruvB gene encoding Holliday junction branch migration DNA helicase RuvB, with the translated sequence MEDDVKKSDSLLISPKNPLTIPEVIAEDDGYDLSLRPKTIAEYIGQEKIKMNLSVFIEAAKQRKESLDHVLLYGPPGLGKTTLAYIMAREMGVDIKITSGPVIERPGDLAAILTNLHENDVLFIDEIHRLSHVVEEILYPAMEDFYIDIIIGQGPSARSMKLDIPKFTMIGATTRAGLLTSPLRDRFGMSFRFEFYTPEELSIIICRSARILGVDIGAEGAAELARRSRGTPRIANRLLRRVRDFAQVRADGIINRDVAEQALAMLDVDEKGFDQMDRNILLAVIDKFGGGPVGIDNLSSAIGEERETIEDVYEPYLIQEGYLQRTARGRIATRLAYKHFGRQWAEANQGGLF
- the ruvA gene encoding Holliday junction branch migration protein RuvA → MIASLNGIIVQKSLLNCLIDVNGVGYLVYIPLSTFYELPDPGLPVILQTHMYVREDAISLYGFSTEIERDVFQMMISVSGIGPKLAINILSGIPAEEWFRAVAGEDLKRLTAIPGVGRKTAERMILELKDKVVKLGIDNYKSGGMAVPKHEHLKEDALSALVNLGYKGALAKDVVEQIIRENDKLPSIDQVLKRALRILSA
- the ruvC gene encoding crossover junction endodeoxyribonuclease RuvC translates to MGIDPGSKVTGYGVVEAVRSRFECVFYGEIKPSRGAGLSVCLMEVYSGIKEAIRRSNPEILVIEDIFYGKNVHSLIKQGHVRGVAVLAGAQEGLAVYEYSPLEIKKAVAGYGFAEKRQVQMMVKNILKLTELPPPDAADALAAAICHINFLKTEQV
- a CDS encoding YebC/PmpR family DNA-binding transcriptional regulator — translated: MSGHSKWSTIKRKKGEIDSKRGKIFTKLIKEVTLAARLGGGDIEGNPRLRQAVLDAKEVNMPKDNIDRAIKKGTGELAGAAAYEETTYEGYGPGGVAVLVDVMTDNKNRTVAEIRHILSKHGGNLGENGCVSWMFDKKGSIIIDKKTVGEDELLEVVLEAGADDVRDQDSEWEVITEPVAFENVKKAIADKKWKYLEASVGKIPQNTVKLEETKAEQMLKLMEKLEDNDDVQNVYANFDISDEIMDKLSQ